In a single window of the Alteriqipengyuania lutimaris genome:
- the cpdR gene encoding cell cycle two-component system response regulator CpdR: MSKLTPFRRILLAEDEDAMRTYLTRALEKAGYGVDSVDCGTAALPLLEGGSYDLLLSDIVMPEMDGIELAQRCNEISPATKVMFITGFAAVSLKASADQPRAKVLSKPFHLRDLVLEVDRVFADAREAQL, from the coding sequence ATGAGCAAACTTACACCATTTCGGCGGATCCTCCTCGCGGAGGACGAAGATGCCATGCGGACCTATCTCACCCGTGCTCTCGAAAAAGCAGGCTACGGAGTCGATTCGGTCGATTGCGGGACGGCCGCCCTGCCCCTCCTGGAGGGCGGATCCTACGACCTTCTTCTGTCCGACATCGTGATGCCGGAAATGGACGGGATCGAGCTGGCACAGCGCTGCAACGAGATCAGCCCGGCAACGAAGGTGATGTTCATTACCGGTTTCGCGGCCGTCTCGCTCAAGGCAAGCGCTGACCAGCCGCGGGCCAAAGTGCTGTCCAAGCCGTTTCACCTGCGCGATCTCGTTCTGGAGGTCGACCGGGTATTCGCCGATGCACGCGAGGCTCAATTATAG
- the alaS gene encoding alanine--tRNA ligase, whose product MTSTNDIRRTFIEFFEGNGHLPVASAPLVPHNDPTLMFVNAGMVPFKNVFTGLETPPAPRAVSAQKCVRAGGKHNDLDNVGYTARHHTFFEMLGNFSFGDYFKEQAIEHAWNLLTREFGLDPDRLLATVYHTDDEAYSLWKRIAGLPDDRIIRIATKDNFWAMGDDGPCGPCSEVFWDHGDHIAGGPPGTPEEDGDRFVEIWNLVFMQNEQRAGEIVGDLPNQNIDTGMGLERIAAVMQGVHNNYDTDTFKTLIAAAEAQLHESANDDTLASHRVIADHLRATGFLIADGVLPSNEGRGYVLRRIMRRAMRHAHLLGAKTPLMHRLVPTLVGEMGQAYPELNRGQALIEETLEREETRFRETLEKGLRLLDDATGTLSEGDRLDGEVAFKLYDTYGFPYDLTEDALRAQGISVDREGFDAAMQQQREAARAAWKGSGEAADSEVWFTIAEREGATEFIGYSATHGEGRVVAIVKDGEEVARAEPGDEVTILTNQTPFYGESGGQSGDSGTISTHEGLRIAVRDTGKPLGRLHAHHARVEAGSVEVGDEVKLSIDAERRDRIRANHSATHLVHTALRNRLGGHVTQKGSLVAEDRLRFDFSQPTPLTDEDIVAIEDEVNAEIRANQQVSTRLMTPDDAVAAGALALFGEKYGDEVRVLSMGRAADEGRTYSVELCGGTHVDATGDIQLFRIVSESAVSSGVRRIEALTGDAARQWLVEREEMLKSAAAVLRTTPDEVASRVEALLDERKRLEKDLAAAKKQLALGGGGAAPEAGSETIGDVAFSGQIVDGLDPKELRPLLDEAKQRLGSGVAAICATNEGKAAFAVAVTEDLTSRFSAVDLVRAGVAELGGKGGGGRPDMAQGGGPDATRAEAALDAVRNMLRETIGA is encoded by the coding sequence ATGACGAGCACCAACGATATCCGCCGGACTTTCATCGAGTTCTTCGAAGGCAATGGCCACCTGCCCGTGGCCTCCGCGCCGCTGGTCCCACACAATGATCCCACCCTGATGTTCGTCAATGCGGGCATGGTGCCATTCAAGAACGTTTTCACCGGCCTCGAGACGCCGCCGGCCCCAAGGGCCGTGAGCGCGCAGAAGTGCGTTCGCGCAGGCGGGAAGCATAACGATCTCGACAATGTCGGCTATACCGCGCGCCACCACACCTTCTTCGAGATGCTCGGCAATTTCTCGTTCGGCGATTATTTCAAGGAACAGGCGATCGAACATGCCTGGAACCTGCTGACGCGCGAATTCGGCCTCGACCCCGACCGGCTGCTCGCCACGGTCTATCACACCGACGACGAGGCCTATTCCCTCTGGAAGAGGATCGCCGGACTGCCCGATGATCGCATCATCCGGATCGCCACCAAGGACAATTTCTGGGCGATGGGCGATGACGGCCCGTGCGGCCCGTGCTCAGAGGTATTCTGGGACCATGGCGATCACATTGCTGGGGGGCCTCCGGGCACGCCCGAGGAGGACGGGGATCGCTTCGTCGAAATCTGGAACCTCGTCTTCATGCAGAACGAGCAGCGCGCGGGCGAGATCGTCGGCGACCTGCCCAACCAGAACATCGATACGGGCATGGGGCTGGAACGCATTGCTGCCGTCATGCAGGGCGTTCACAACAATTACGACACCGACACATTCAAGACGCTGATCGCGGCGGCCGAGGCCCAGCTTCACGAAAGCGCAAACGACGATACTCTGGCGAGCCACCGCGTCATCGCGGACCACCTTCGTGCCACGGGTTTCCTGATTGCCGACGGCGTGCTTCCTTCCAACGAAGGGCGCGGCTACGTCCTGCGACGGATCATGCGCCGCGCCATGCGCCACGCGCACCTGCTGGGCGCGAAGACGCCGCTGATGCACCGGCTCGTCCCGACGCTGGTCGGCGAAATGGGCCAGGCCTATCCGGAGCTCAACCGCGGCCAAGCCCTAATCGAGGAAACGCTGGAGCGCGAGGAAACGCGCTTTCGCGAGACCCTCGAGAAAGGCCTGCGCCTGCTCGACGACGCGACCGGGACCCTGTCCGAAGGCGATCGTCTCGACGGCGAGGTCGCCTTCAAGCTCTATGACACCTATGGCTTCCCCTACGACCTGACCGAGGACGCGCTGCGCGCCCAGGGTATCTCCGTCGATCGCGAGGGCTTCGACGCGGCGATGCAGCAACAGCGCGAAGCCGCGCGTGCAGCATGGAAAGGCAGCGGCGAAGCCGCCGACAGCGAAGTTTGGTTCACGATTGCGGAGCGCGAAGGCGCCACCGAGTTCATCGGTTATTCCGCCACCCATGGCGAAGGGCGCGTCGTGGCCATCGTGAAGGACGGTGAAGAAGTCGCACGCGCGGAGCCGGGCGACGAGGTCACCATTCTCACCAACCAGACACCGTTCTACGGCGAGAGCGGCGGGCAATCGGGCGATAGCGGCACGATTTCGACGCATGAAGGCTTGCGCATTGCCGTACGCGACACGGGCAAGCCGCTCGGCCGACTGCACGCTCACCATGCCCGCGTCGAAGCGGGATCGGTTGAAGTCGGCGACGAGGTAAAGCTTTCGATCGATGCGGAGCGGCGCGACCGCATCCGTGCCAACCATTCCGCCACGCACCTCGTCCACACCGCGCTGCGCAATCGCCTTGGCGGTCACGTCACGCAGAAGGGCTCATTGGTTGCAGAAGATCGCCTGCGGTTCGACTTCTCGCAGCCGACCCCGCTGACCGACGAGGATATCGTCGCGATCGAAGACGAGGTGAATGCCGAGATTCGCGCAAACCAGCAGGTGTCGACCCGCCTGATGACGCCTGACGATGCGGTTGCGGCGGGTGCGCTCGCGCTGTTCGGCGAAAAGTATGGCGACGAGGTCCGCGTGCTCTCGATGGGCCGCGCGGCCGACGAGGGCCGTACCTATTCGGTCGAATTGTGCGGAGGCACCCATGTCGACGCCACCGGCGACATTCAGCTCTTCCGGATCGTGTCGGAAAGCGCGGTCAGCTCCGGCGTGCGCCGGATCGAAGCGCTTACTGGCGATGCCGCGCGCCAATGGCTGGTCGAGCGCGAGGAAATGCTCAAGTCGGCCGCAGCCGTCCTGCGGACTACGCCGGACGAGGTGGCCTCGCGGGTCGAAGCCTTGCTCGATGAGCGCAAGCGGCTCGAGAAGGATCTTGCGGCGGCGAAGAAGCAGCTCGCGCTCGGCGGGGGAGGGGCTGCGCCAGAAGCCGGTAGCGAAACGATCGGCGACGTCGCCTTCTCGGGCCAGATCGTCGACGGGCTCGATCCCAAAGAGCTGCGCCCGCTGCTGGACGAGGCAAAGCAGCGCCTGGGCTCAGGCGTGGCCGCGATCTGCGCGACGAACGAAGGCAAGGCGGCCTTCGCGGTTGCAGTTACCGAAGACCTGACATCGCGCTTCAGCGCGGTCGATCTGGTGCGTGCGGGCGTAGCTGAACTGGGTGGGAAGGGCGGCGGCGGTCGCCCGGACATGGCACAGGGAGGCGGCCCCGACGCAACGCGCGCCGAGGCCGCTCTGGATGCAGTACGAAATATGCTGCGTGAGACCATCGGCGCCTAA
- a CDS encoding GNAT family N-acetyltransferase, with protein MTGTAKTKARLEVRQAKLNDVRAIADLVRRAYVDLPPYTLGEIRGQLNNYREGCFVAKLDGEIVGYCASMRLKANVALSDHTWDEVTGNGFGSRHDPTGDWLYGYEMCVDPKVRGTRLGRRLYEERRALAERLDLAGIVFGGRMPGLANAMRRKRNNAEGPEDYLEKVIDNKIHDPVLRFQLANGFEPQGILENYLPEDKKSKAFAVKMVWRNPYVDADAPRKHRLPRDVESVRIATCQLQARAVSGFDEFMRHVEYFVDVAADYESDFILFPELFTLMLLSAEEKELSPIEAIEALSRYTPRIRQKLSEMALAYNINIIGGSHPTRMDDGDIHNVAYVCLRDGSIHAQEKIHPTPNEAYWWNIKGGDSIDAIPTDCGPIGVLICYDSEFPELARRLVDEGARIIFVPFCTDSRQGYMRVRYCAQARAIENQCFTVLSGNVGNLPNVANMDIQYAQSCILTPCDFPFARDGIAAEASENVETLTISDVNLADLSWARAEGTVRNLADRRFDLYQIKWDKRVGQVSPRIGEDEFEAAGQDTKPVGPHTPGGG; from the coding sequence GTGACGGGTACTGCCAAAACCAAGGCCCGGCTGGAGGTCCGCCAGGCGAAGCTGAACGATGTCCGCGCGATCGCGGACCTCGTTCGGCGCGCCTATGTCGATCTTCCTCCCTACACGCTGGGCGAAATCCGCGGGCAGCTGAACAATTACCGCGAGGGCTGCTTCGTCGCCAAGCTCGATGGCGAGATCGTGGGCTACTGCGCGTCGATGCGCCTGAAGGCCAATGTCGCCTTGTCGGACCACACGTGGGACGAGGTAACCGGCAACGGCTTCGGGTCGCGCCACGACCCGACCGGCGACTGGCTGTACGGCTACGAAATGTGCGTCGATCCCAAGGTGCGTGGCACGCGCCTGGGGCGGCGTCTCTACGAAGAACGTCGCGCTCTGGCCGAGCGGCTGGATCTTGCCGGCATCGTCTTCGGCGGCCGCATGCCCGGCCTTGCCAATGCGATGCGGCGCAAGCGCAACAATGCCGAGGGGCCGGAAGATTACCTCGAGAAGGTAATCGACAACAAGATCCACGATCCCGTGCTGCGCTTCCAGCTCGCCAACGGTTTCGAGCCGCAGGGCATCCTTGAAAACTACCTGCCCGAAGACAAGAAATCGAAGGCCTTCGCGGTCAAGATGGTGTGGCGCAATCCCTACGTGGACGCCGACGCACCACGCAAGCACCGCCTCCCGCGCGACGTCGAAAGCGTTCGGATCGCGACCTGCCAGTTGCAGGCGCGCGCCGTGAGCGGCTTCGACGAGTTCATGCGCCACGTCGAATATTTCGTCGACGTCGCGGCCGACTACGAAAGCGACTTCATCCTTTTCCCCGAACTCTTCACGCTGATGCTGCTGAGCGCGGAGGAAAAGGAACTGAGCCCGATCGAGGCGATCGAGGCGCTGAGTCGCTATACCCCCCGCATCCGCCAGAAGCTGTCCGAGATGGCGCTGGCCTACAACATCAACATCATCGGCGGTTCGCACCCCACGCGGATGGATGACGGCGACATCCACAATGTCGCCTATGTCTGCCTGCGCGACGGATCGATCCACGCGCAGGAGAAGATCCACCCTACGCCCAACGAGGCATACTGGTGGAACATCAAGGGCGGCGATTCGATCGATGCGATCCCGACCGACTGCGGCCCGATCGGCGTGCTGATCTGCTACGACAGCGAATTCCCCGAACTCGCCCGCCGGCTGGTCGACGAAGGCGCACGAATCATCTTCGTGCCCTTCTGCACCGATAGCCGCCAGGGTTACATGCGTGTGCGCTATTGCGCACAGGCTCGGGCGATCGAAAACCAGTGCTTCACCGTGCTCAGCGGTAATGTCGGCAACCTGCCCAATGTCGCGAACATGGACATCCAGTACGCACAGAGCTGTATCCTGACGCCCTGCGATTTCCCCTTCGCGCGCGACGGCATCGCCGCCGAGGCCAGCGAGAATGTCGAAACGCTGACCATCAGCGACGTGAACCTCGCGGACCTCAGCTGGGCGCGCGCCGAAGGCACCGTGCGCAATCTCGCGGATCGCCGCTTCGACCTCTACCAGATCAAGTGGGACAAGCGCGTGGGCCAGGTCTCTCCGCGCATCGGCGAGGACGAGTTCGAGGCTGCGGGCCAGGACACCAAGCCGGTCGGCCCGCACACGCCGGGTGGTGGGTGA
- a CDS encoding NAD(P)H-binding protein, with the protein MSTILLFGPTGGVGQEILRQAADRSITVRAAERHWNDDPAPEMEYERREANVLHDDLSSLMEGCDAVVSAIGLPREPKALADPPPLYTEGAVRMVQGMRKAGVARLVVISAAFADRDATVPFWFKAATTPLRRVFRQMAEMERVLRVVEDIEWTAVRPGWLLDRELTRDYQLSEDDLPNGTLRTRRADLADFMLDCAETRDWMHGFPFIARRESDDLESPGALIEEIKGG; encoded by the coding sequence ATGAGCACCATCCTACTTTTCGGGCCGACCGGCGGCGTCGGGCAGGAAATCCTGCGACAGGCAGCCGACCGCTCGATTACCGTGCGCGCCGCCGAGCGTCACTGGAACGACGACCCCGCGCCCGAGATGGAGTATGAGCGGCGCGAGGCAAACGTGCTGCATGACGACCTCTCCTCCCTCATGGAGGGATGTGACGCCGTGGTCTCGGCGATCGGCCTGCCACGCGAACCGAAAGCTCTCGCGGATCCGCCGCCGCTCTACACCGAAGGCGCGGTGCGCATGGTGCAGGGAATGCGCAAGGCGGGTGTCGCAAGGCTGGTCGTCATCTCGGCAGCTTTTGCCGATCGCGACGCCACGGTGCCCTTCTGGTTCAAGGCCGCGACCACGCCCCTGCGCCGGGTATTTCGCCAAATGGCCGAGATGGAGCGGGTGCTCCGTGTCGTCGAGGATATCGAATGGACCGCCGTGCGCCCCGGCTGGCTGCTCGACCGCGAACTGACGCGCGATTATCAGCTCTCCGAAGACGACCTTCCAAATGGCACCCTGCGCACGCGTCGCGCCGATCTGGCAGATTTCATGCTCGATTGCGCAGAAACCCGCGATTGGATGCATGGATTTCCCTTCATCGCCCGACGCGAAAGCGATGATCTGGAGAGCCCGGGTGCGCTGATCGAGGAGATCAAGGGCGGCTGA
- a CDS encoding NADP-dependent isocitrate dehydrogenase yields MAKIQVKNPVVELDGDEMTKIIWQWIRERLILPYLDIDLKYYDLSIEKRDETEDQITVDAANAIKQYGVGVKCATITPDEARVEEFDLKKMWVSPNGTIRNILGGVVFREPIVIDNVPRLVPGWTDPIVVGRHAFGDQYRAKDTLIPGKGKLRLVFEGEDGENIDIDVFEFPSPGVAMAMYNLDDSIRDFARASFQYGLDRKWPVYLSTKNTILKKYDGRFKDLFQEVFDAEYKADFDKAGITYEHRLIDDMVAAALKWSGKFVWACKNYDGDVQSDIVAQGFGSLGLMTSVLMTPDGKTVEAEAAHGTVTRHYRQHQEGKATSTNPIASIFAWTRGLMYRGKFDDTPEVVKFAETLEKVCIKTVESGQMTKDLALLIGPGQSWLTTEQFFEAIVTNLEAEMKKQGLAPA; encoded by the coding sequence ATGGCGAAAATTCAGGTCAAGAACCCGGTCGTCGAGCTCGACGGCGACGAAATGACGAAGATCATCTGGCAGTGGATTCGCGAGCGGCTGATCCTGCCCTATCTCGATATCGATCTTAAGTACTACGACCTTTCGATCGAGAAGCGCGACGAGACCGAGGACCAGATCACGGTCGATGCCGCCAACGCGATCAAGCAGTACGGCGTGGGCGTGAAATGCGCCACGATCACCCCCGACGAAGCGCGGGTCGAGGAATTCGACCTCAAGAAGATGTGGGTCTCGCCCAACGGCACGATCCGCAACATCCTGGGCGGCGTGGTCTTCCGCGAGCCGATCGTGATCGACAACGTGCCGCGGCTGGTGCCGGGCTGGACCGACCCGATCGTGGTCGGCCGCCATGCCTTCGGCGACCAGTACCGCGCCAAGGACACGCTGATCCCCGGCAAGGGCAAGCTGCGCCTCGTCTTCGAAGGCGAAGATGGCGAGAATATCGACATCGACGTGTTCGAATTCCCCAGCCCCGGCGTCGCGATGGCGATGTACAATCTCGACGATTCGATCCGCGACTTCGCGCGCGCCAGCTTCCAGTACGGCCTCGACCGCAAGTGGCCGGTGTACCTGAGCACTAAGAACACCATCCTCAAGAAGTACGATGGCCGCTTCAAGGATCTGTTCCAGGAAGTGTTCGACGCCGAATACAAGGCCGATTTCGACAAGGCCGGGATTACCTACGAACACCGCCTGATCGACGACATGGTTGCCGCCGCGCTCAAGTGGAGCGGCAAATTCGTGTGGGCCTGCAAGAACTACGACGGCGACGTGCAGTCGGACATCGTGGCGCAGGGCTTCGGCTCGCTTGGCCTTATGACCTCCGTGCTGATGACGCCCGACGGCAAGACCGTGGAAGCGGAAGCCGCGCACGGCACCGTCACCCGCCACTATCGCCAGCACCAGGAAGGCAAGGCGACCTCGACCAATCCGATCGCCAGCATCTTCGCGTGGACGCGCGGCCTGATGTATCGCGGCAAGTTCGACGACACGCCCGAAGTGGTGAAGTTCGCCGAAACGCTCGAGAAGGTCTGCATCAAGACGGTCGAAAGCGGCCAGATGACCAAGGACCTCGCGCTGCTGATCGGCCCGGGCCAGAGCTGGCTGACGACCGAGCAGTTCTTCGAAGCGATCGTCACCAATCTCGAAGCCGAGATGAAGAAGCAGGGCCTCGCCCCGGCGTAA
- a CDS encoding N-formylglutamate amidohydrolase, with product METPVNSDSHRKIDGGMIPGSGAPAFTLSGVSEARVPVLVAAPHGGRAYPRSLDADMQNPGLAKLRLEDRLVDKLALAVADQAGAASLVAHAPRAMLDLNRAADDIDWSMIGDSRPDGHVHSSANRRARSGLGLVPRRVAGVGEIWRRPLSQTDVAARIAGIHEPYHRALSRALGEIRRVWGVALLVDLHSMPPLRARHPGERAVEFVVGDRFGVSCGDAVSGRALHFLGQHDRGVAHNRPYAGGYVLDRHGKPALDIHALQLEVCRSLYLDARFESASARMPAVARLLAELVRALADEILSERREHGLPLAAE from the coding sequence ATGGAGACGCCGGTGAACAGCGATTCGCACAGGAAAATCGACGGCGGAATGATCCCGGGAAGCGGCGCGCCCGCCTTTACTCTGTCCGGTGTGAGCGAGGCGCGGGTGCCCGTGCTGGTGGCTGCCCCCCACGGCGGCCGCGCCTATCCGCGAAGTCTCGATGCAGACATGCAGAACCCCGGACTCGCGAAGTTGCGGCTGGAAGATCGTCTGGTCGACAAGCTGGCGCTGGCGGTCGCGGACCAGGCGGGCGCGGCGTCGCTGGTGGCGCATGCGCCGCGCGCCATGCTCGATCTCAACCGCGCAGCCGACGATATCGACTGGTCGATGATCGGTGATTCGCGCCCCGACGGGCATGTGCATTCGAGCGCCAATCGCCGCGCCCGCAGCGGGCTGGGCCTGGTGCCGCGCCGCGTCGCCGGCGTTGGCGAAATCTGGCGCAGGCCGCTGTCGCAAACCGATGTGGCTGCGCGGATCGCGGGGATACACGAGCCCTATCATCGTGCGCTGAGCCGCGCGCTTGGCGAGATCCGGCGCGTATGGGGCGTGGCGCTGCTGGTCGATCTGCATTCGATGCCGCCCCTGCGCGCACGCCATCCGGGCGAGAGGGCGGTCGAATTCGTCGTCGGCGACCGCTTCGGCGTATCGTGCGGCGACGCGGTGTCAGGCCGCGCTTTGCATTTCCTCGGCCAGCACGATCGCGGGGTCGCGCATAACCGGCCCTACGCCGGCGGCTACGTGCTCGACCGGCACGGCAAGCCGGCGCTCGATATCCATGCGCTCCAGCTCGAAGTGTGTCGTTCGCTCTATCTCGATGCGCGTTTCGAGAGTGCCAGCGCACGCATGCCCGCAGTGGCGCGGCTCCTGGCGGAGCTGGTCCGCGCGCTGGCGGATGAGATATTGTCCGAACGGCGCGAACATGGCCTGCCACTCGCCGCCGAGTAG
- a CDS encoding SapC family protein, with the protein MASAPQQPQLPMFYQDLMPLNTRDHMKFRNRLSDSAPWLAKQHVVPLTADEFIQAARHYPIVFSSGENPLPLALMGLNEGVNTFFDDSGKLIDQVYVPAYIRRYPFILARLSQESDDLSLCFDPTSEAVGEFDEGELLFNEDGSTTDQTKSILDFCEKFEQAGLRTKVLTEELTKHDLLMEGEVGIQRAADPDKPYVYKGFRMIDQEKLANIDGETLAKWNRDGMLSIIYAHLTSLELMRVIFGRQEQQGKMPAANQQPAG; encoded by the coding sequence ATGGCCAGCGCGCCGCAACAGCCCCAGCTTCCGATGTTCTACCAGGACCTGATGCCGCTCAACACGCGGGATCACATGAAGTTCCGCAACCGCTTGAGCGATTCGGCACCGTGGCTTGCGAAGCAGCATGTCGTGCCGCTGACCGCCGACGAATTCATCCAGGCTGCGCGTCACTATCCGATCGTATTCTCCTCCGGCGAAAATCCGCTGCCGCTGGCGCTCATGGGCCTTAACGAAGGCGTGAACACCTTCTTCGACGATTCCGGCAAGCTGATCGATCAGGTCTATGTGCCGGCATACATCCGCCGCTACCCCTTCATCCTCGCGCGCCTTTCGCAGGAAAGCGACGACCTCTCGCTGTGCTTCGACCCGACCTCCGAAGCGGTCGGCGAGTTCGACGAGGGTGAGTTGCTCTTCAACGAAGACGGTTCGACCACCGATCAGACCAAGTCGATCCTCGATTTCTGCGAGAAGTTCGAACAGGCAGGTCTGCGGACCAAGGTCCTGACAGAGGAACTGACCAAGCATGACCTCCTGATGGAAGGCGAAGTCGGTATCCAGCGCGCCGCCGATCCCGACAAGCCTTACGTTTACAAGGGTTTTCGCATGATCGACCAGGAAAAGCTGGCCAATATCGATGGCGAAACGCTGGCCAAGTGGAATCGCGACGGCATGCTGTCGATCATCTACGCCCACCTGACCTCGCTCGAACTGATGCGCGTCATCTTCGGCCGTCAGGAACAGCAGGGCAAGATGCCTGCAGCCAACCAGCAGCCTGCCGGCTGA
- a CDS encoding cation:proton antiporter domain-containing protein, with protein MAGELEPTTAISDALVILGAAGIVIPLFARFRITPVIGFLLIGILVGPYGLGALTPEVQWLRAVTISEPDSLDIFAEFGIILLLFTIGLELSFNRLWQMRKLVFGLGAAELLIIGSSIGVVLAMMGQYWTGAMALGLALALSSTAIVLPISGTSSPVGKAALSMLLFEDVAIVPIIFMLGALAPYAQADGLTGLWTTLWQGAAVVAVLLVAGRYVLPILFAQAARTKSPEVFLAATLVVVIGASLATGMAGLSPIVGAMIAGLLIAETDFHGEVETIIEPFKGLALGIFLITIGMSIDLEALRDNLAMILTAVILVLTFKAVVTGVLLRMMGARRNTATETGILMASPSETTLIVLSAASTAMLIQPGTVQFWQIVTAIGLTITPILAFVGRAVARRVDPVPDVAQDDSAPAGRVIVVGGGRVGRLVSDMLRVHDQPYITIESDADLAMQDKRDGYNVIFGNAARLETLRALRVEDAAAIVLTMDAPVLAQRLVSRLRKTYPDLLIVSRARDAAHAAALYKAGASHAVPETLESSLQLSEAVLVDVGVAMGPVIASIHEKRDEMRKQIQTDGALDHVPKLRTSTAPPSSSATAPAE; from the coding sequence ATGGCGGGTGAACTCGAACCGACGACAGCGATCTCCGACGCGCTGGTGATCCTGGGCGCGGCCGGGATCGTCATCCCCCTCTTCGCGCGCTTTCGCATCACGCCCGTGATCGGCTTCCTGCTGATCGGCATCCTCGTCGGTCCCTACGGCCTCGGCGCACTGACGCCGGAAGTTCAGTGGCTTCGCGCGGTGACGATATCGGAGCCGGATTCGCTCGATATCTTCGCCGAATTCGGCATCATCCTGCTGCTGTTCACCATCGGGCTGGAACTCAGCTTCAACCGGCTGTGGCAGATGCGAAAGCTCGTGTTCGGGCTCGGCGCGGCGGAGCTGCTGATCATCGGATCGTCGATCGGCGTCGTGCTCGCCATGATGGGCCAGTACTGGACCGGCGCGATGGCGCTAGGCCTCGCGCTCGCGCTGTCGTCGACCGCGATCGTGCTGCCGATTTCGGGCACGTCGTCACCGGTCGGCAAGGCAGCGCTGTCGATGCTCCTGTTCGAGGATGTGGCGATCGTGCCGATCATCTTCATGCTGGGCGCGCTGGCTCCCTACGCCCAGGCCGACGGGCTGACAGGCCTGTGGACCACGCTGTGGCAAGGCGCGGCAGTGGTCGCCGTGCTGCTCGTGGCGGGACGCTACGTCCTGCCTATCCTGTTCGCACAGGCCGCGCGGACCAAGAGCCCCGAGGTATTCCTTGCCGCTACGCTAGTGGTCGTGATCGGCGCGAGCCTTGCCACCGGCATGGCAGGCCTTTCCCCTATCGTGGGTGCGATGATTGCGGGCCTGCTGATTGCCGAGACCGATTTCCACGGCGAGGTCGAGACCATTATCGAGCCGTTCAAGGGCCTCGCGCTCGGTATCTTCCTCATCACCATCGGGATGAGCATCGACCTTGAGGCCCTGCGCGACAATCTGGCCATGATCCTGACCGCCGTCATTCTGGTGTTGACGTTCAAGGCGGTCGTCACGGGCGTGCTGCTGCGGATGATGGGGGCCCGCCGCAACACCGCCACGGAAACCGGCATCCTGATGGCCAGCCCGTCCGAAACCACGCTCATCGTGCTTTCGGCGGCCAGCACGGCCATGCTGATCCAGCCCGGTACCGTGCAGTTCTGGCAGATCGTTACCGCGATCGGTCTGACAATCACGCCGATTCTCGCCTTCGTCGGCCGTGCGGTCGCGCGCCGCGTCGATCCCGTACCCGATGTCGCACAGGACGATTCGGCGCCGGCCGGCCGCGTGATCGTCGTCGGCGGGGGGCGCGTGGGCCGCCTCGTGTCGGACATGCTGCGGGTGCATGATCAGCCCTACATCACGATCGAATCGGACGCCGATCTCGCGATGCAGGACAAGCGCGATGGCTATAATGTAATCTTCGGCAATGCGGCGCGGCTGGAGACGCTGCGCGCCCTGCGGGTGGAGGATGCCGCCGCGATCGTCCTCACGATGGATGCGCCGGTTCTGGCCCAGCGGCTCGTCTCGCGCTTGCGCAAGACCTACCCGGATCTCCTGATCGTCAGCCGTGCGCGCGACGCGGCCCACGCAGCGGCGCTGTACAAGGCAGGCGCGAGCCACGCGGTGCCAGAGACGCTCGAAAGTTCGCTGCAGTTATCCGAAGCGGTGCTGGTCGATGTCGGCGTCGCCATGGGGCCGGTGATCGCGTCGATCCACGAGAAGCGGGACGAGATGCGCAAGCAGATCCAGACCGACGGCGCGCTCGACCATGTGCCCAAGCTGCGCACCAGCACCGCGCCACCCAGCTCGTCGGCCACGGCACCCGCCGAATAG